In Cryptomeria japonica chromosome 1, Sugi_1.0, whole genome shotgun sequence, the sequence aaattaatttttttctttttttaattaatgATGAAATTGCTGGGTCCGTTGAAAAGTGCAAGAGATGATGATAAAAATTCTTTTGATGTTTGTGACTGTAACCATGATACGTTTATTCCAGAAGCATCGTATGCTTCATTCCATTCCAACACTCCAAGTTCAATGTTGGACAGATTTGCGTCATTGATAATGCTTTACTGTAAAGGCTGGGCTCTATTGTCAAATCCATCCCACTGTCATAATAATTTAAGGATCCTCCAGAATTCGCTTTTTTAATTATTCGTTTGAGGATTAATGCTATTTATTAACCATTTTTTTATCATTATTAACTCATACTTTTGTAATTATTCGTACCATTTCTTTTATCATTATTAACTCATCTATTATGAGTAAATTTTTTTATACATGGTACGAAAGCTAATCTAGACAATTATTTGTCTCTTTCCTCTAGACATTATGTAGGGAAAAGTATTTGACTTTTCTCTTAGGTTAGATAAAGTAGGTGGTGTTTGAATGTTTGTCAGCAATGTAATTTATGCTTGAATTTTTGGACAATTTAAACATATTAATAGTTTGATATGATTTATTCTTTATTAACTAGGAGGTAAGAGAATATAAGAGAAATATTTGTCTTTAAGTGTCTAattaaaagtttatatttttggtcATAAGAATAGATAGATCAAGTGGTGTTGAGTGTTTGTTAGCATGTAATTTAGGTTTGAAGATGTTAAAATTTTATGGAAGCATTGACATGGTAGATATTAATTATCTAGGTCAGTGTTTTGACAATCTACAATAGACAAGATCTAGTGAAACATGCATTAAGAGCATACCTTTGATACCTAATCTTCAAAGTGAAAAttaataagaaaaaaattaaattcctaaataattgaaaaaattattttaatcataATCAATCCCTGACTATAGTTTCAGACATACACTATTAAAATGTCCAAAATTTACTAACAACCTCCTTGTTCACTAAATTATTGGCTTTAATAGCATAGATCCAAAAGTTATCGTTGATCCATCTCTCAACAATTTTGTCTCTAATCAATTAATAAGTTAGTAATTAGAGAGAATTATACCAAAAAATGTCATCAATTAATCACAAAAGAGATGTATAGAACACATGTGACTTGGGGAAGTTTCAAAATATAGAAGCCATTATACTAATCTTAGTCTTCTTTTTCATTTATGATTTTGGTTTCTAAAAATATAATTCATTATATACATTTGGCACAAACTAATTTAAATTTTATGTAGTTTTTCTTTATGGAAACTATATATTTGTTTTATTATGTAGATAGTATTATTGTTGATTCAATTTGGttctattaaatttaatatttttttatcataGAAAATATGAAATCCATATTCATGACTAAGGTATTATGCACTATTTTTATCATATAATATTGTTTATTTAataatatgtatatacaaatatcttttgggtaaatagatttttttttaatgttaagtGAATTTTTCTTTATCAAATTTATCCCTAGATAAAGCATTTGAGATATattcattatttcattaatgatattTGTTTTTATGTGTTCTCTTTAATTATGATTTAGCTTTATTTGAAATGTTGTTCttttgacactttaaaaaaaaatattttattcaacTTGATGCTAACACTAATTTTTGTACTACTAGTATATGTTTTTAAAAATAGATAGAAATAAGTATCaattaaaataacaaataaaaaatagttaataTAAATGAGTACTAAAAAATAagtatgagaagaacaaaaaaaatatgatAACTTAAGAAAAAAGATATAGATTCAATCAAATTACATGTTAATGGAAAAAATAAGTTAAATATAATGTACCTATATAATGCCCGATACATTTCTCAAGCTTCTATACAAAAAATACTAATGTAATGGAATAtaagtagaaatgattataataaaaaaatactaCTTCTAGCATTTAAGTGTattgatttaatttttaaatataaaactcAAATTTAAACATAAAAATCCACCAAAAAATGCTTCTATCATAAATTTTGTAAAAAactcaattttatttaatttatttattgtctctcaaaaattaaaattttggttTATAAGGATATGTTTCTATAATAAATCTTAAAAAAACTACTTCATGATTTTGTTTTatattttctacaaattatttattaaatctCTCTCTAAAAAATCAAGTTTGGATGTAAAGATATATTTCTATTGTAATTCTAAAAAAACTCAATTTTttccattttgttttattttatttctacaaattatctatttattatctttttaaaaaatcaattttagtTATAAGGATATGTTTTTATTATAAATCTTTAAAAAATTCAACattaatttattttcttaaaaatgcGTTCTCTTCAATTTGTTTGCAAAAGCCAAACTTTctaattttaaaacaaaataaaacaggGAACGAGGAAACATAATATTTTCATAGTCAATGACCAGAGCTGTTCTTACCCAAGACTAGGGTAGAAAGATTAAATGGGTATATGTAAGAAGAATTCCCGGACCAAATCTGGCGTGaaaacatggaataaactttttcaGTGGGATGAGTTCCATCCCAGTACAAATGTGCGTTTATATCGTTGCAAAACACAGGCTGTGGCTTCGTCTTTCCACAGCTCACTTGTGCATGAAACATTCCTGATCCACAGCATGCTGTCGTAAAATCCTTAAATCCTGCATCCCAAATTTTACATTCACTGCTTACACTGTTTCAGCAACAAAATAGCTAACACTGGGTTAAAAATGTCAAAGCTAAAGGACTTGTTCAGGATTTAGCTTACCATAGGCTTTAGCCTTTTCGAACATGTCCATAACATAATTGTAAGTATTAAGTTGAATGATGGTTGCCCCATCTAGATTTTGATTGAGTTGAGCCACAAGGTTCTTGAAATTATTGTTATATTCAATAACCAGCTGGCTTGGGAGATCCACAcattcacctttgtcttcattatATCCAGCAAATCTGCTGTAAGGAGTACACCCCACAGCTGGAATGTCTAATACAAGGAATTTCCTTGCCCCACTATGGTAAAGCCTCTAACTCACATAGCAAAATGATCATTAGCATAAGTTATCCCTGGTTTACTTGGTATTTGTATAAGATTGCTTTAAAATCAATTGGGTTTTGatcatcattcttcttctttcttcttctttatgaAAATCACTACTATTTGCAAATGAGACGTAAGCTGAAAATTCTGCAACTTACTCGTACATACTGATCGAATTTCGCTAGCATCAGCTTGACGAACTGCTCAAGAGTAGTGGTGTTTTGGAGAGTAGTGTTGGCTGTGTAGTAGGCAATATCGTTGCCTTGAATTGCAATGCAATATAAAGACTTTCCTAAGTAGGATTTAGCTTGGGCAGGTCCAAATGAGTTCGTTCTCGTTAGATTAGAAGAAAACTCTTCGAATAGCTTTACTTGGTTACTCAGACTGATAATGTTCTGCAAGATTGAAGACGATGAACCATTGAATTCTTTTAGTGATTCATATAATAATAAAAAGGAAATTCGTAGCTTGTTCATTTAACAATCCCAGGGCATGTTTTCAAATGGGCATTTTAAAACAATCAACAATCAGTATGGATGTTTTAAAATAATCCATAAATATTAAGAAAATGTAAGTAATATCTATACAAAATTATCTACAATAATTACCCATTAACATTAAGAAAAGATTAGACATATCTATTCAAAAATATATACAATTGACTCTTAAAGTTAATCTTTTGAGTATTATATGAATTGTAAAAAAATTAGGTCAATTGGTAAACTATGTTTTAATGATTCATATAATGATAGAAAGAAAATTTatagtttatttaatatttttctttgaaatggaCTATGTATTATGATATTGGCATATTGCTATCAGAATATTGTATTGTTTTCAACTTAAACTCATTGACTCATGTTTCATGACAAATTCTAGTGCAGGAAATTACTAGTGCAGGAAATTGCAGAAAGAACAAAAACACATAACACTCAAATTTACATAGAAAAACTCGATAAAATTATACCCAAAAAAAACCATGGGCAAAATATCTTTCGTATTGATTCTCAAGAAATTTCAGAACAATCTGAACACTGTATATCAAAAGACAACTTACTAATTATAGTACACAACTACATGTATAACACATGCCAAaaatactatttatagtaaatctcCTAACAAAacttgctatttatagtaagtctcagGACGAGCCCCTAGAGGCATACTAGATGACAATCCACGATGACTCAACCACATCTAGATGAGATCAATTTGGacttcatatgtatatatattgtagtcacataatgtttttttcttgtgctcttgtgtgtgttgccatcaaacagattttctaatcctttttgcagagcatcatatatatatatataaaattttgatgagagaCAGGTTCTTTTCAACCACTACTCTTGAAATACAGATCAATAAGTTTACTCGAAAACTACATAATTGAATTCTGATAGcaatataaaaaatatcaataaactatgtatatttttaaatcaataattttGAACAAAATTAAAACAACCCATAAACAATAAAAAGAAAATTGGAATTTGAATTCAAAATATATACAATTGATAATACTGCATGAACTTCCAAAAACTCATTTCTATCAATATTTGAATGCTGCATGAACTTCCAAAAACTCATGCCCATTTCATAACCTATTTTTAACTTTTGAAGCAAAACTCTTTTTATAGCAGCTAAATAAAGGAACGGAAAGAAGAATAGACCGATTCGGCGCCCGTTGAGTCGAACAATCCGCTACCTCCTGATGCAAAATTTATCCCTCTTGTAAAATTGGCCTTTGGTTTCAGAAATGGAGGAGGAAAGGGGAGCCCCAAGTAATTAGCTGCAACCAAAATCAATGCATCATACACCTCCAATATTCTGATCTATAATGAGTAAATCTGGATCACAGTATCCAAAGAGTAAAAAAAAAGCAGAGTATTTGGGTCTGAAACATCAAATTATACAAACCCACGAAATCAAAAGCGGTGCGGCCATTGGTAAAGCGACCAGTTGGGTGGGGGAAAAAGGAAACGCCATATGGTGTGAAGTTTGCACGCAGTTTACTCTGGGGAATGTAGTTATTGTTTCCTGCGTCTGCTATTGAGTCTCCGAACACAAAAATGGCCGGCACATATGGCTGTTTTACAGCAGCTACAGAGCGAATGATCATCCATAGCCCAACCAAAATACTCAGCATTGATTTCTCCATTCTCCCCCTATAATCCATCATATCGCAGCACGCCCTCTGAATCTCTAATTCTTCTCCTGTATACTTATCACAAGTAATGAGATGTGGGTAGTGCTCAGAAGCCGAGTCTCGTGAATATATATACAGATATCTATGAGAGGACGGAATTCACGCTTCATTTGGATTACTAACCTACTGAGAGGGAAACGAGGACGAGATTGTAGAGCGAATTCACAGCATTCACATTTTTTGGATTGAGCTTTTCTTTCCGATGAAGACAACTTATTTCTTGGCAAAAGAATGAATGACGGGATGgattttaatgatatcatgtgtGAGACCAAAATGTGAGGATTATAATCGAAAAAACGATGTCTATCAGATGTAAGCATTGAAATtggaaaattaaatatataaacaaGTTAAAACCACATCAGATCAAGTTGTAAGCATTGAAATTGGAAAATTAaaaccataaacattaaataaaatttaatttctattttaggAATCTCATTAAATACCTAAAAGTGTCCATCCATTTATTTCTATCAACATACAAGCAAGCATACATAATGATACAAACACAAAATGATTTTGCTCCAAGTCATTGGTTGTTTGATTCAAATGTGAGTGAAATAAGGATGAGATAATTCACAATTCCATGCGAGCTAAAGAGTTTGAATCCATTTTTTCTTTCAGATCATCGCCGCGTATTTCTTGACAGGTGTAATCTCCGAATACGCAGTGCAGATTTTAGTAGTGGCGACTTAAAAATGACGGTACAGAAAATCTAATAAGAGATTGATCCACAGTTGACGTATCTCTATCTAATAAGAGATTGAAAGTGATTTATGTTATATACCTAAATATGAAAGGAGATCGAGAGAAATCCACAATGATACTTACGATATTAATTCATAACTGCAAAACTGGATATAATTTGAAACACCGCAAAAACACCAACTACTTGATAATGAGTCTTATCACTTAAATATGTGAGAAAgttttaaagaaataaaaacaggAGCTATTAATTCTCATGGTGGATTAGACAGTCAAGTCGTTGAAATCCACCCCACTGTCATAATAAGTTAAGGATTACGATTTCAAACTATTGTCTGAAGCATTGTCTGCAGTCATACAAAAATAATAACTTTATGTtctattgtaatttttaaaaatttataatgcATCTTTAGAGAAACTATTTTAtagattattttaatttttctttaatatcaatttaagaattgaagACTATCTAGAATATTATAAATGATTATAAAtagttttttaagaatattttgaatatttttaaatattaatttaacaatttaagatttttgttttagaatataaatatgttgatattatatttttgaaattataaatgatttttttctttttagaatattttgaagattaccttaaatatttttttaatatctatttaAAAATTCAAGatttatgttttgtgttttataATGTATCtccttaatatttttttaatatcaatttaagaattgaagATTATCTTGAATATTATAAATGATtataaatgatatttttttctAGCATATTTTCAAAATTACTTAATatttttaatatcaatttagaaatttaaattctTTGTATCTTGAATATTGAATtctttatattataaatatatatttttttctttttagaatattttgaagattatcttaaatattttttaatattcatttaaaaatTTAAGATTTAAGTTTTGATTGATTAAAGAAGGAGAGGGCCCAAACCTTTTACATAACATGGAGGAACTCACAAGCAGTGAGACCACCAACACCAAAAAAGAGGAAACCCGTTTTGAAAGAGAGGCTTTTGAGTGATGCACCGAACCGACAGGAACAAGCGTCCCAAACCCTCAATAATCTTGCATTCTTAGAACATAGGAGTTTAGGAGAGCACTCCAAACCATAATCCAAACAAAAAAATTTTCACTAATAATGAAAAAGCTAACAACGGGTTTTGAAAGGCTTCCCACAACCTTTAGTCTAAAGGACCTCCATGAACAAAAGTCCCAAAAGTAGCTAGTTTGGAAGGcatctagaaacatcctaattgtaGATTTTGAAAGGCTTCTTGCAACCTTATTGAAGAGAGAAACACATGACCATCTCTACAAAAAAAATAACCAAAAGATAGTTGGGTACAAACAAGTTCAATGGGTTTTGAAAGACATCTCTTAACCTTTTACTAGAAGAAATATTTGCAGACAAAGCCACTTTGACCACCTCTATTGGTTTGTTGTCTGCAACACCACCAGGAAGAGGCACCCTCTAGAAAATtgagagagcccctttccaacatCGAAGAGGGATACCTAAAGGGCATCACCTCAAGAGGATGCATTAGAGGTCAATGGGAAGTGAGGGAAGAAGCATCAGCCCAAGAAGAGAACAACAAACACGAGAAGAAGTTAGAAATCACCGTAGTAGTAGGTAGGAAGGTAGTAAAGCCTTCATGAGTTAAATGCCCATAGGGTAACAAACCGTCAATACACAACCAAATCAAACCCACAATGAGAAATAGAGATCCAACTCTATAAGGGAAACCATCATCCAATGATCAATGCATAGTCGTGAAAATCTAAAGGACATCAACCAACCCCCAATAGAGTAGACTCCACCTAAAAAAGGAGGCCCAAAAGGGTGAGTTGGTCAAGGCACAAGAAACCCCACCCCAAGTGGAGTGGAATCCACAAATCCATAGCCAACAAGAGTAGGACAACATGACTCTAGAATAGAAATCTTGAAGAGACCTCAACGCCTCCACTAAGGTAGACttctccaaatcaaccatatcttcaaaactagccaaACCAGACCTATGTACGATTAGAAGGAGAGGGACCCTCATTGGACCTAGAATGGAAACACATGTCCCCATCTGGGTAACCCAAGAAAATAAGGTACCCATAAAACTAGGGCTCCAAACAACAAAGTCCtatgaataataaaaaaaaggGTCAAAGGAGTGAAAACTCTCATGAGATGTCGAGAATCTTTAGCTCTGAAATTGCTATCATGAGAAATAGCCCCACAAGTGGGGACAATGCTATAATAAGGAATGTTGTGCACATGAGAGCATATAAGAAATCTAATGCCAAACATTCAATGTACACAGGGGAAGGCACAAAGCACTGAGGAAAAGGCAGTCCCTACCCGATCACCCCCCTCCCCATCTAGATCCCCTTCTTGCTCAGCATTGCCATCATCCATTAAAACGCTAACGTCATTGCTCCCACCATTTGCCATGTGTTTGATTTAAGATTTATGTTTTGTGTGTAAATTTTTGTATTTTATAATGTATCTCATTTTAGAGAAATCAACATTGATTTATAATATTTGAATATAAGATAATAATGAGTTTTTCTTATTAAAGTTGAACAAGTATGTTTTTTTTTCTTCCATTTCATCTATTCCTACGAATTGTTAGGGAGATCAACCTAATGAATGTCTACATTAAACTTATATCCcattttgttttaaaatataaatttacttTGTTGTTTGAATTTAGAATGTTGGATCTCATTATGAAAACACCTTAAGAGTTTTGTAATGTTGTGAGGGTGCTGTGATTCATGTTGAAAATGCATGAGTTAAAACTTTATTAGAAAGGGAAAACACATTTCCATTTGCGATCTTGGTATTAAACGTTAAAACTAGACATTTGACTTCCATGCAAAAatgtaaaatttataatttaatttttgatTTCACATTTGAAAATGTGAACCTATCGACATTTTGCTGCACGAGTATTATTTATTTTCCATCTTATTCAGTGATTAATTAACTCATGCTATCTTAAATCATTTTGATTGGTGAACTAGATAAGTATTgagtaaatattattttttaattttagggtAGATAAATTACGTAGTGTTTGATAGTATGTAATTTAGGTCTTTAATTTTGGAAGATTTTATAAACATGATGATGAGGTAAATATGTTTTTTGAAGTTTCTTATTAACTAATAGGCAAGATAAACAAAGAGGTTcatctaatttttcaaattttagagctCCAATTTTTCTGAGATTTAAAATAAATGATATTATTTGGCTAATGTCAGGCAATAGCGCCATTCATTTGGCTAAAATCCTGCATTTCATCATCGCACTAAGAATATTGAACCGCGATATCGTTTCATTCGAAGTGTGTTTAAAGAGGGCAAACTATAGGTTGAAAAGATTGACACTAAGGTGAATCCCGCTAATGTGTTGATGAAGGTAATACCAAGAGAGAAGTTCGAATTCTGTAGAGCTTCTCTCCGTATTGTCAAGATGTGACAGTAGGGGCAAATCAGGCAAATCAGGGAAAAGTCTGTAATGTGTTGCAGCAGTCATTGGATTTCAAGTGGGAAATTGTTGGATATTTTGAAGCCCAACggtcatttttctttctttctaat encodes:
- the LOC131049722 gene encoding GDSL esterase/lipase 6-like; amino-acid sequence: MEKSMLSILVGLWMIIRSVAAVKQPYVPAIFVFGDSIADAGNNNYIPQSKLRANFTPYGVSFFPHPTGRFTNGRTAFDFIRILEVYDALILVAANYLGLPFPPPFLKPKANFTRGINFASGGSGLFDSTGAESNIISLSNQVKLFEEFSSNLTRTNSFGPAQAKSYLGKSLYCIAIQGNDIAYYTANTTLQNTTTLEQFVKLMLAKFDQYVRRLYHSGARKFLVLDIPAVGCTPYSRFAGYNEDKGECVDLPSQLVIEYNNNFKNLVAQLNQNLDGATIIQLNTYNYVMDMFEKAKAYGFKDFTTACCGSGMFHAQVSCGKTKPQPVFCNDINAHLYWDGTHPTEKVYSMFSRQIWSGNSSYIYPFNLSTLVLGKNSSGH